From the genome of Aeromonas hydrophila subsp. hydrophila ATCC 7966:
GCTGCCCCTGCATGTGCATCAGGCACACCGGAACGTTGGCAACGGCGGCCGCGGCCAGGGCCCCCGGCTCGAGCAGGGCTCGTACGTCGTTGATAAGATGGGCACCCGCCGCGCAGCCTTCCCGCATTACCGCCGCCTTGGAGGTATCCAGGGAGATCATCACCTCCAGCTCGGCGACCATGCGCTCCACCACGGGAATCACTCTGTCCAGCTCCTCCTGCTCGCTCACATCGGGAGCTCCGGGACGGGTCGACTCGCCACCGATGTCGATGAGGGTCGCCCCCTCCGCCACCATCTGGCGCGCATGGGTCATCGCCCGCTCCAGCTGATTGAAATGACCGCCGTCGGAGAAGGAGTCCGGTGTCACATTGAGGATCCCCATGACGTGGGGACGTTCGAGGGAGAGGCTGAGCCCCTTGCTGGTTAGCTGCATCGTTACTTCCGTTGACATAAAGAAAAACCCCGGGGCCAGCCCGGGGTTTGTATCATCACGATTTATTTGGCCGGCAGATCGTTGGCCTTGTCGATATCGACATCAGCCACCTGCTCGGTCTCGGCTACCGCCGGCTTGGCCTCTGCTGCAACCGTGGCACCGCCTTGCGGGGTATCACCGTGCTCATCATGCCAGTTGCTGGGGGCACGCACTTCGCGGCGAGCCATCAGATCGTCGATCTGCTTGGCATCGATGGTCTCGTACTTCATCAGCGCATCTTTCATGCTGTGCAGCACGTCCATGTTGTCCAGCAGGATCTGCTTGGAGCGGGCATAGTTGCGATCGATGACCTGCTTGACCTCGGCATCGATGACGCGCGCAGTATCGTCGGACATGTGCTTGGCCTTGGCCATGCTGCGACCGAGGAACACTTCGCCATCTTCTTCCGCGTAGAGCATGGGGCCGAGACGCTCGGACATGCCCCACTGGGTCACCATCTTGCGGGCGATGTCGGTGGCGCGCTCGATGTCGTTGGACGCACCGGTCGATACCTTCTCAGCACCGTAGATCAGCTCTTCCGCCAGACGACCGCCGTACAGGCTGGAGATCATGGACTCCAGATGCTGCTTGGAGTGGCTCCAGCGATCCTGCTCCGGCAGGTACATGGTCACACCCAGCGCACGACCGCGCGGAATGATGGAGACCTTGTAGACGGGGTCATGATCCGGCACCAGACGACCAATGATGGCGTGACCGGCTTCATGATAGGCCGTCATCTCCTTCTCGGACTCTTTCATCACCATGGAGCGACGTTCCGCACCCATCATGATCTTGTCCTTAGCCTTTTCAAACTCGGCCATGGAGACCACGCGACGGCTCTCGCGGGCCGAGAACAGGGCGGCTTCGTTGACCAGGTTAGCCAGGTCAGCACCAGAGAAACCGGGGGTACCGCGGGCAATCAACGCCGGATTGACATCATCCGCCAACGGCACCTTGCGCATATGCACTTTCAGGATCTGTTCGCGACCACGGACATCCGGCAGACCGACCACGACCTGGCGGTCGAAACGACCCGGACGCAGCAAGGCCGGGTCCAGTACGTCAGGACGGTTGGTGGCGGCGATGACGATGATGCCTTCATTGCCTTCAAAGCCATCCATTTCGACCAGCATCTGGTTCAGGGTCTGCTCACGCTCGTCATGACCACCGCCCAGACCGGCGCCACGCTGGCGACCGACCGCATCGATCTCGTCGATGAAGATAATGCAGGGAGAAGACTTTTTGGCCTGCTCGAACATGTCGCGTACCCGGGAGGCACCGACACCCACGAACATTTCGACGAAATCTGAACCCGAAATGGTAAAAAAGGGCACCTTGGCCTCACCTGCAATGGCCTTGGCCAGCAGGGTCTTACCGGTACCGGGAGGACCAACCAGCAGCACGCCGGTAGGGATCTTGCCGCCCAGTTTCTGGAACTTGCTCGGATCGCGCAGATAGTCGACTAGCTCCTTCACCTCTTCCTTGGCCTCGTCACAGCCAGCCACGTCGGCAAAGGTGGTCTTGATCTGATCTTCACTCATCAGGCGAGCCTTGCTCTTGCCGAACGACATGGCCCCCTTGCCACCACCGCCCTGCATTTGACGCATGAAGAAGACCCAGACACCGATCAGCAACAGCATCGGGAACCAGGAGATGAAGATGGACGTCAGCAGAGACGGCTCTTCCGGCTTCTCGCCCATCACTTTGACATTGTGATTGAGCATGTCGTTGAGCAGCTGGGGATCCGGCGCCGGGATGATGGTGGTGAAGCGTTCACCGGTGCGCTTGACGCCATTAATGACCTTGCCATCCATCCGCACTTCACGGATCTGCTCTTGGGTCACTTCTTTAACGAAGCTGGAATAGTCCAGCTGGCGACTGGTGGTATCGCTGGGGCTGAAGCTATTGAACACCGACATCAACACGACGGCGATGACCAGCCACAGGATTAGGTTTTTCGCCATGTCACTCAAATCAGTAACCTCGCAGACTGACAGTTAACGATGAAGGTTAGGGTACTACAGTTTAAAACCGGTAGCCACAATGTAGACTTCTCGTGAACGGGCACGAGACGAGTCTGGTTTACGAATCTTGACAGCAGTGAAAAGTTTACGGATTTCATTGAGATAGATATCAAACCCCTCCCCCTGGAACACCTTGACCACGAAGCTGCCGTTGGCCCGCAGGACCTGGTTGCACATGTCCAGTGCCAGTTCGACCAGATACATGGAACGGGCCTGATCCACCTGCTGGGTACCGCTCATGTTGGGCGCCATGTCGGACATGACGACGTCAACCTTGTCCGGACCTACCCGTTCAAGCAGGGCGCCCAGTACAGTTTCCTCCCGAAAGTCGCCCTGAAGGAAATCGACACCGGCGATGGAATCCATCGGCAGAATATCGCAGGCGATCACCCGGCCCTTGTCACCGACCTGGTCGATGGCAAACTGGGACCAGCCACCGGGGGCCGCCCCCAGATCCACCACCGTCATGCCCGGCTTGAGCAGTTTGTCCTTGCCCTGGATCTCGTCGATCTTGAACACGGCACGGGATCTCAGTCCCAACTTCTGGGCTTTTTTGACGTATTGATCGTCAAAATGCTCTTTTAACCAGCGGGTTGAACTGGGGGAATGTTTTTTCTGGGTCATGATCGTCGACTTTAAAAAACCACAAGGGTTATTAGTATTAAGGGCTAAGTGGGGGTAGAATACGCCCCTTTCAACCCTGACTTATGAAGAAATTGCCATGATTCTCAACAATAAACAGAAACAGTACCTCAAGGGCCTTGCCCACAGTCTGAAGCCGGTCGTCCTGCTGGGACAACACGGTCTGACCGAAGGTGTGCTGGCCGAGATCGATCTGGCGCTCAACCACCACGAGCTGATCAAGGTTAAGGTTGCGTCTGAAGATCGTGAGATGAAACAGCTGGTTATGGATGCCATCGTCCGTGAAACCGGCGCGGTGAAAGTACAGAGCATCGGCCACGTGCTGACCATCTATCGTCAAGCCAACGAGCCGAAAATCCAACTGCCCCGCAAGTAACAGGAAAGAGCATCGCTCTTTCCTTCATTTCCCCTCTTCCCAAGTCGCTTGCCAAAGTAGTCGCCAGGCCCTTAACCTGCGATGAATACTCGTGGATACCCGCTATGGATCACCATCAGATTCTCACCGAAGATGAACTGGCCATGCTACGGGACTTGGGAAGCGATCAGGAGACGGCCGCCGGTCAATCCCTGAGCGGTTATCTCGCCACTCCCCTGCTAGGCCTGCTGCAACGTGCCGACCAGCTGGTGCTGGAAGCCCGTTTTGCCGGACATCAGCTCCGTTTTCCGCTGCGCTTCACTCAAGGGGATGATGGCTTTGTCGAGCCACGCATCGCCGCCCCCGTCATCAAGGAGCTGGGCTATCCCCATCCGCGCACCTGGCGGCTGGACGAGCAGGCCAGCTTCAGGATGGGTGAGCACGAGTATCTGGTGCACAGCCTGTCGCTCGATGGTCTGGTCGTCGAGGGCCTGCCGCCCGGACTGGCCGTCGGCGCCACCTTGACGGGCAGCCTGCTCATTGAGGATCTCGCCCCCCTGCCGCTCAGCGCAGAGCTGGTCAGACACATTCATCGTCGCAACGGCATCCAGGG
Proteins encoded in this window:
- the yhbY gene encoding ribosome assembly RNA-binding protein YhbY, with translation MILNNKQKQYLKGLAHSLKPVVLLGQHGLTEGVLAEIDLALNHHELIKVKVASEDREMKQLVMDAIVRETGAVKVQSIGHVLTIYRQANEPKIQLPRK
- the folP gene encoding dihydropteroate synthase, with the translated sequence MQLTSKGLSLSLERPHVMGILNVTPDSFSDGGHFNQLERAMTHARQMVAEGATLIDIGGESTRPGAPDVSEQEELDRVIPVVERMVAELEVMISLDTSKAAVMREGCAAGAHLINDVRALLEPGALAAAAVANVPVCLMHMQGQPRTMQAEPHYDDLLGEVRAFFDERIAACLTAGIEREQLLLDPGYGFGKTLAHNYQLLAQQEKLLDYQLPLLVGMSRKSMIGNLLGCPVDERLAGSLACALIGMQRGARIIRVHDVRATMDALRTGWMVMTGQDFISK
- the ftsH gene encoding ATP-dependent zinc metalloprotease FtsH gives rise to the protein MSDMAKNLILWLVIAVVLMSVFNSFSPSDTTSRQLDYSSFVKEVTQEQIREVRMDGKVINGVKRTGERFTTIIPAPDPQLLNDMLNHNVKVMGEKPEEPSLLTSIFISWFPMLLLIGVWVFFMRQMQGGGGKGAMSFGKSKARLMSEDQIKTTFADVAGCDEAKEEVKELVDYLRDPSKFQKLGGKIPTGVLLVGPPGTGKTLLAKAIAGEAKVPFFTISGSDFVEMFVGVGASRVRDMFEQAKKSSPCIIFIDEIDAVGRQRGAGLGGGHDEREQTLNQMLVEMDGFEGNEGIIVIAATNRPDVLDPALLRPGRFDRQVVVGLPDVRGREQILKVHMRKVPLADDVNPALIARGTPGFSGADLANLVNEAALFSARESRRVVSMAEFEKAKDKIMMGAERRSMVMKESEKEMTAYHEAGHAIIGRLVPDHDPVYKVSIIPRGRALGVTMYLPEQDRWSHSKQHLESMISSLYGGRLAEELIYGAEKVSTGASNDIERATDIARKMVTQWGMSERLGPMLYAEEDGEVFLGRSMAKAKHMSDDTARVIDAEVKQVIDRNYARSKQILLDNMDVLHSMKDALMKYETIDAKQIDDLMARREVRAPSNWHDEHGDTPQGGATVAAEAKPAVAETEQVADVDIDKANDLPAK
- the rlmE gene encoding 23S rRNA (uridine(2552)-2'-O)-methyltransferase RlmE, which gives rise to MTQKKHSPSSTRWLKEHFDDQYVKKAQKLGLRSRAVFKIDEIQGKDKLLKPGMTVVDLGAAPGGWSQFAIDQVGDKGRVIACDILPMDSIAGVDFLQGDFREETVLGALLERVGPDKVDVVMSDMAPNMSGTQQVDQARSMYLVELALDMCNQVLRANGSFVVKVFQGEGFDIYLNEIRKLFTAVKIRKPDSSRARSREVYIVATGFKL